The nucleotide sequence actgtTTTCAACTACTTGGATATATATATCTCcctcatattttatttaaattttcaacaAATGAGCCACATGATTTGGCTAATCATCTACTACGAATAATCTAGCATAAATTACCGATAGATCCAGTTAAATGTCAATGAGGCTAGATAATAGCCTTGTCGGTTGAATTTAGTTCGATAGGGACCTAACACAAGTGGTTCTACAGCAAATTTGGATGTGTCTAGGTACTAGGCACTGTTGTTTCTGGTTGGTTAAGTTCAACATGTTGGACCACTCCAACAAAAGTTAATGTAGTACTCACCACTTGAGCCAAGAAagcttttaatatatagggaataAAATACCATTATCCTTTTATGTAAGTTTCTAATAAGAGAGACTATTTACACAACAATTCCACGTTTTTCTATCATTCTGTTTGAAGGTCCATGCCTCCATGGCTcactttgaaaaaaataaagtctgaGCTTCTCATACAATAAATGGTTGTTGAGTCTTTTTGGGTCCTCTTGTCCTTCTCGGGTTAGCGCTGATCATGCATGAGAATGCATTTGTCAAATCCGAATCCTCATCACTAGTGAGGAACTTTGCCGCAGCTGGATTTGCCAAGAGGAGCTTGGCCACGAGGTAACCCGCAATGGACCAAGTCTGGTAAAGCCGTGCCTGTTTACCAATGAATCTTGCTCTTTTGGTGTCGTAGTACTCGGGCCATTTGTCTAGAGCAATCCGTCTCTCAGCTAACTCAACCGCCTTTTCTGCAATCTCTGGTCTACCCATTTTGATGCTTGCTACTGTCAGCTGAAACAAAAGCAAGATGGGATCcggttttaaaatataaacacaaatttgGCTTTGGGATTCTCATTGATAAACCAAACTGATTATCTTAGTGTGCAATCCAATATGTAACAAAATCAGGTCTGGTTCAGTATACaaatctcaaaaccaaaatgaaactagagaaccaaaaaaacctGAATACACAGTTAATGAGGTCTGCgaaaagggaaagagagaaatCTGAACTGACCTGCCATAACAAAGTTGGCCATGCACCTCCATTGTGATAAGACCAAGGACTGCAACAAAATCAAGCTGCTTAAGAAGATAATTTAAAACATCTATTGAAGATCATATGGGAGGGAGATATTACGTGTTCTTTGGATCACTTCCGGTTATAATTCGCCATTCTTCACCTTCCATGGCAGGGTAACAAATCTTGAACGGCATGTCAGCTACAAGTTCTGCCCATTTGGCTTCGATGAAATCAAGAATTGCATGTGACTGCTCATTTGAAGCCAAACTACCAACTATAGACCAAAGGTTCCCAAGAGAAAAGAATCTGAAATCCATGTGAGCCGGTTGAAGGTTTCCTAGCAGATATCCTCCTCTGTTGGGCATGAAGTCCACTAACCATGAAGGGATCTGATCTGGATATATGTTGAATTTATTAACAGCGTCGTAAGAGTATTCTTCTGTCTGGTAACGGTATATTTCATTGATTTTCTTCAGGTCCAACCAGTAGTATTCCCTGATGTGGAAGTTTAATGCAACAAGACGATTGTTGAGAGCTCGGATTAGATCAGCTGATCCATCCTCTGGCGTAAGCATCTCACGTGCACAGACCAAAGCTGAATAAAAGAGTGCCTGGCAAAGtagaagaataaataaataaaacggtTTTGAAACTGCATAGGCAGCTTCTGATGCAAATTCAGATTGAAGGAGCTGCTTACCTGAATCTCCAGGGGATGACCATGGATTCCCATTCGACGATCTATCATGCAGGAACCATCAGTGACTAATAAAGTAGGGAACATATCGAAACCATCAGCAAGACACAGCTTTAAGATCATCTTGATTCCAGTCTGCACATCAACTCTTTCCTGCACGGAAAGATCACCCGTGCATTTTCCATATGCTCTCAACAATATAATCCACCACAAGCCTGAGACAAAATGATAAAGTGAGTTAAGTTATTTctaaagagaacaaaaacaaaaacccttgTCAAATAGGGATCTGAAGCTTCTCTTACCAGAATCAACTGGGGCAACACGTCCAATAGCTGCCTCCCCAAAATCAGGATCTAACACTTCTTCAGTCATTGAATCATCACCATCAAGAGGAACAGTTTTCACCTTGAAACTAGCAGGCATCAAACCTTGACCTGGGCTATGGCAATCCATGGTTTTCTCCCAACTCTGGTCAGGAACAAGTTTAACGTCAGCTctaacaaaacacaaataacTTCACCATAAACAATCTACGCAGCCACAGGAAAATGTTACTAACAGCTACAGAAGTTACAACCGTTTCTCCTTAACCACAAAACCATTTGACAATATCATGCTTCGATACATACTAATCATATTGAGTATCAATTGCTTTTTTACAAGAGCATTCAactaaaccaagaaaaacaaagaaagatgcTATCACCTGTAACTGTAGGGTGTAAAGGATGAAATTGCGAACAATATCATACTCTCCTTTAAGAAGAAAGGCAATTCCCGAAGGTATGAAATCACGAATAAAGACCTGATCATAGTTCAGAACACTAGTAGAGTTGGGGTCAT is from Camelina sativa cultivar DH55 chromosome 20, Cs, whole genome shotgun sequence and encodes:
- the LOC104770585 gene encoding alkaline/neutral invertase E, chloroplastic; the protein is MAATETLLRVPLGSLSKSCYLASFFVNSTPNLSFKPVSRTKRGLRCSNSHEFTSNSGVRGGLFHSSDCALKGKKLVCKCQKHDVEESIRSTLLPPSDGLGSDLKSDLDEKPLPVNGSLSSNGNVQSAGTKSVEDEAWDLLRQSVVFYCGSPIGTIAANDPNSTSVLNYDQVFIRDFIPSGIAFLLKGEYDIVRNFILYTLQLQSWEKTMDCHSPGQGLMPASFKVKTVPLDGDDSMTEEVLDPDFGEAAIGRVAPVDSGLWWIILLRAYGKCTGDLSVQERVDVQTGIKMILKLCLADGFDMFPTLLVTDGSCMIDRRMGIHGHPLEIQALFYSALVCAREMLTPEDGSADLIRALNNRLVALNFHIREYYWLDLKKINEIYRYQTEEYSYDAVNKFNIYPDQIPSWLVDFMPNRGGYLLGNLQPAHMDFRFFSLGNLWSIVGSLASNEQSHAILDFIEAKWAELVADMPFKICYPAMEGEEWRIITGSDPKNTPWSYHNGGAWPTLLWQLTVASIKMGRPEIAEKAVELAERRIALDKWPEYYDTKRARFIGKQARLYQTWSIAGYLVAKLLLANPAAAKFLTSDEDSDLTNAFSCMISANPRRTRGPKKTQQPFIV